A stretch of the Carassius carassius chromosome 6, fCarCar2.1, whole genome shotgun sequence genome encodes the following:
- the nthl1 gene encoding endonuclease III-like protein 1 isoform X1, whose product MLAPVRNLRVYIFNRLSERMNSPYFTESVAVLSTCATETIGESAVNKGGIRRLRSRMAQGIKSEDDSPNVKAEDLEQSISDAPLQTHAETPSGETNCSETLSSCKNTTTKVKGEAVDGQAVLTSPRNPRRGHVKVKYEEEEGAELKRERWEQHDWRTQLSFIREMRSKRDAPVDQMGAEKCYDTEAPPEVRRYQVLISLMLSSQTKDHVTAGAMQRLRGHGLSVDAVLTLDNETLGKLIYPVGFWRTKVKYIKQATALIQQEFGGDIPDTVEGLMRLPGVGPKMAHLAMDIAWNQVSGIGVDTHVHRISNRLGWTKKETKTPEETRRALEEWLPRDLWSEINWLLVGFGQQVCLPVAPLCSVCLNQHTCPSAHRSSPNKKLKSSPAKPAINGPNDELAAPTAQVKEEPADTSLSQRRKNTAKQEVPGNQLTSEEDFPSVLKKRSRRKGTAGAQQN is encoded by the exons ATGTTAGCGCCAGTCCGGAATTTACGTGTTTATATATTCAATCgtttgtctgaaagaatgaacTCTCCATATTTCACCGAGTCAGTAGCTGTATTAAGCACTTGTGCGACTGAAACTATAGGTGAAAGTGCTGTAAATAAAGGAGGAATTCGCAGATTGAGATCCAGAATGGCTCAAGGGATCAAATCAGAAGATGATTCTCCAAACGTGAAAGCAGAAGATCTCGAGCAGAGTATTTCTGATGCTCCACTGCAAACACATGCAGAAACTCCCTCAGGTGAGACGAACTGCTCAG aaacTCTGTCAAGTTGCAAAAACACAACCACAAAAGTGAAAGGAGAAGCAGTGGATGGGCAAGCCGTTTTGACGTCACCTAGAAACCCAAGGCGGGGCCATGTGAAGGTGAAGTATGAAGAGGAGGAAGGGGCGGAGCTAAAGAGGGAGCGCTGGGAGCAGCATGATTGGAGAACACAGCTGTCATTCATCAGGGAGATGAGGAGCAAACGGGATGCTCCCGTGGACCAAATGGGAGCAGAGAAGTGCTACGACACAGAGGCCCCGCCTGAG GTGCGTCGTTACCAGGTGCTGATCTCCTTAATGCTGTCCAGTCAAACGAAAGATCATGTGACGGCTGGCGCTATGCAGAGATTACGTGGGCATGGACTCAGCGTGGACGCCGTACTCACGCTGGACAATGAGACTCTGGGTAAACTCATCTACCCCGTGGGCTTCTGGAGG ACAAAGGTGAAGTACATCAAACAGGCCACAGCTCTGATCCAGCAGGAGTTCGGCGGAGACATTCCTGACACAGTGGAGGGTCTGATGCGTCTGCCAGGGGTCGGCCCCAAGATGGCCCACCTGGCCATGGACATCGCCTGGAACCAGGTGTCAGGAATCG gtgtggaCACCCACGTTCACCGGATCTCAAACAGACTCGGATGGACCAAGAAGGAGACCAAGACACCAGAGGAAACACGGAGAGCGCTCGAGGAGTGGTTGCCACG AGACCTGTGGAGTGAAATCAACTGGCTGCTGGTGGGTTTCGGGCAGCAGGTGTGTTTGCCCGTCGCTCCGCTGTGCTCCGTGTGTCTCAATCAGCACACCTGTCCCTCCGCCCACAGATCCTCTCCTAACAAGAAGCTCAAATCCAGCCCTGCTAAACCTGCCATTAATGGCCCCAATGACGAACTAGCAGCTCCAACAGCACAGGTCAAAGAAGAGCCAGCGGACACATCCCTGTCTCAGAGGAGGAAGAACACAGCCAAACAGGAAGTGCCAGGAAACCAGCTGACATCAGAAGAAGACTTTCCATCTGTCCTCAAAAAGAGAAGCAGGAGGAAAGGGACGGCTGGAGCACAACAGAACTGA
- the nthl1 gene encoding endonuclease III-like protein 1 isoform X2, which produces MLAPVRNLRVYIFNRLSERMNSPYFTESVAVLSTCATETIGESAVNKGGIRRLRSRMAQGIKSEDDSPNVKAEDLEQSISDAPLQTHAETPSETLSSCKNTTTKVKGEAVDGQAVLTSPRNPRRGHVKVKYEEEEGAELKRERWEQHDWRTQLSFIREMRSKRDAPVDQMGAEKCYDTEAPPEVRRYQVLISLMLSSQTKDHVTAGAMQRLRGHGLSVDAVLTLDNETLGKLIYPVGFWRTKVKYIKQATALIQQEFGGDIPDTVEGLMRLPGVGPKMAHLAMDIAWNQVSGIGVDTHVHRISNRLGWTKKETKTPEETRRALEEWLPRDLWSEINWLLVGFGQQVCLPVAPLCSVCLNQHTCPSAHRSSPNKKLKSSPAKPAINGPNDELAAPTAQVKEEPADTSLSQRRKNTAKQEVPGNQLTSEEDFPSVLKKRSRRKGTAGAQQN; this is translated from the exons ATGTTAGCGCCAGTCCGGAATTTACGTGTTTATATATTCAATCgtttgtctgaaagaatgaacTCTCCATATTTCACCGAGTCAGTAGCTGTATTAAGCACTTGTGCGACTGAAACTATAGGTGAAAGTGCTGTAAATAAAGGAGGAATTCGCAGATTGAGATCCAGAATGGCTCAAGGGATCAAATCAGAAGATGATTCTCCAAACGTGAAAGCAGAAGATCTCGAGCAGAGTATTTCTGATGCTCCACTGCAAACACATGCAGAAACTCCCTCAG aaacTCTGTCAAGTTGCAAAAACACAACCACAAAAGTGAAAGGAGAAGCAGTGGATGGGCAAGCCGTTTTGACGTCACCTAGAAACCCAAGGCGGGGCCATGTGAAGGTGAAGTATGAAGAGGAGGAAGGGGCGGAGCTAAAGAGGGAGCGCTGGGAGCAGCATGATTGGAGAACACAGCTGTCATTCATCAGGGAGATGAGGAGCAAACGGGATGCTCCCGTGGACCAAATGGGAGCAGAGAAGTGCTACGACACAGAGGCCCCGCCTGAG GTGCGTCGTTACCAGGTGCTGATCTCCTTAATGCTGTCCAGTCAAACGAAAGATCATGTGACGGCTGGCGCTATGCAGAGATTACGTGGGCATGGACTCAGCGTGGACGCCGTACTCACGCTGGACAATGAGACTCTGGGTAAACTCATCTACCCCGTGGGCTTCTGGAGG ACAAAGGTGAAGTACATCAAACAGGCCACAGCTCTGATCCAGCAGGAGTTCGGCGGAGACATTCCTGACACAGTGGAGGGTCTGATGCGTCTGCCAGGGGTCGGCCCCAAGATGGCCCACCTGGCCATGGACATCGCCTGGAACCAGGTGTCAGGAATCG gtgtggaCACCCACGTTCACCGGATCTCAAACAGACTCGGATGGACCAAGAAGGAGACCAAGACACCAGAGGAAACACGGAGAGCGCTCGAGGAGTGGTTGCCACG AGACCTGTGGAGTGAAATCAACTGGCTGCTGGTGGGTTTCGGGCAGCAGGTGTGTTTGCCCGTCGCTCCGCTGTGCTCCGTGTGTCTCAATCAGCACACCTGTCCCTCCGCCCACAGATCCTCTCCTAACAAGAAGCTCAAATCCAGCCCTGCTAAACCTGCCATTAATGGCCCCAATGACGAACTAGCAGCTCCAACAGCACAGGTCAAAGAAGAGCCAGCGGACACATCCCTGTCTCAGAGGAGGAAGAACACAGCCAAACAGGAAGTGCCAGGAAACCAGCTGACATCAGAAGAAGACTTTCCATCTGTCCTCAAAAAGAGAAGCAGGAGGAAAGGGACGGCTGGAGCACAACAGAACTGA